The Lactuca sativa cultivar Salinas chromosome 2, Lsat_Salinas_v11, whole genome shotgun sequence genome includes a window with the following:
- the LOC111900251 gene encoding probable inactive purple acid phosphatase 29, whose amino-acid sequence MARFLLIVFVVLCFLSSFITVNTQRTRRSSNGRTRKQLRFDKKKGEFKVLQVADMHYADGRKTPCEDVLPNQLFHCSDLNTSVFINRMIKAEKPDLIVFTGDNIYGFDATDAASSMNAAFAPAISSNIPWAAVLGNHDQESTLSRAGVMKHIVTMKNTLSQLNPEGIEIIDGFGNYNLEVHGVEGTSSMNKSILNLYFLDSGDYSTVSSIPGYGWIKPSQQFWFQETSRKLQKASKAPGLAYFHIPLPEYARFDKSNFTGVRQEGISSASVNSGFFTTLVETGDVKGVFTGHDHLNDFCGKLSGIHLCYGGGFGYHAYGKAGWSRRARVVVVSLGKDENVKSIRTWKRLDDEKLSAIDEQVLWRRSSSGSRRKKPPVVNRG is encoded by the coding sequence ATGGCGAGATTTCTGTTGATTGTATTCGTTGTCCTCTGCTTCCTTTCAAGTTTTATCACAGTCAACACTCAGAGAACTCGAAGGTCCTCTAATGGTAGAACTAGAAAACAGCTACGATTTGATAAAAAGAAGGGCGAGTTTAAGGTTCTACAGGTGGCTGACATGCACTATGCCGATGGCCGAAAGACTCCATGTGAAGATGTCTTGCCCAACCAGCTTTTCCATTGCTCTGATCTCAACACCAGTGTCTTCATCAACCGAATGATCAAAGCTGAAAAACCCGACCTCATTGTTTTCACAGGAGACAACATCTACGGATTTGATGCAACAGATGCAGCATCCTCCATGAACGCAGCTTTTGCCCCTGCAATCTCATCAAACATCCCATGGGCTGCAGTTTTAGGCAACCACGACCAAGAATCAACCTTATCAAGAGCAGGTGTTATGAAACATATTGTTACAATGAAGAACACATTATCTCAACTCAATCCTGAAGGTATTGAAATCATAGATGGTTTTGGGAATTACAATCTTGAAGTCCATGGAGTTGAAGGAACAAGCTCAATGAACAAATCGATTCTCAACTTATACTTTCTTGATAGTGGCGATTACTCCACAGTATCTTCAATCCCTGGATATGGATGGATCAAACCATCTcaacagttttggtttcaagaaaCATCTAGAAAGCTTCAAAAGGCATCAAAAGCACCTGGACTTGCGTATTTTCACATCCCATTACCAGAGTATGCACGGTTTGACAAGTCAAACTTTACGGGTGTGAGACAAGAAGGGATAAGTTCTGCTTCTGTGAACTCAGGGTTCTTTACAACTTTAGTTGAGACAGGTGATGTGAAGGGTGTTTTCACTGGACATGATCATTTGAATGATTTTTGTGGGAAGTTGAGTGGGATTCATCTTTGTTATGGTGGAGGGTTTGGGTACCATGCGTATGGGAAGGCAGGGTGGTCAAGAAGGGCGAGGGTGGTGGTGGTTTCTTTAGGGAAGGATGAAAATGTGAAGAGTATTAGAACATGGAAGAGGCTTGATGATGAAAAGTTGAGTGCCATTGATGAACAGGTTCTTTGGAGGCGGAGTTCATCTGGGAGTCGTAGGAAGAAGCCACCTGTTGTTAACCGTGGTTGA
- the LOC111900250 gene encoding uncharacterized protein At4g37920: MSNLTGFEAPISTIACATKPFIFNAPVLPFSSEFLLATPKSFPILILSFKSHKPPTTKFNKFQTSKTSCSNSSTAQLEEDQEVEIAEGYTMTKFVDKIIDLFLNEKPKPKDWMSYLIFREDWNKYRDNFYNRCKSRADTENDFTLKQSLITLATEVKKVDDEMERHSELLKQIEDSPMDINAIVTKRRKDFTGEFFRYLTVVQETHDNLEDRDAIARLGARCLSAVSAYDNTLETMESFDDAQAKFDDILNSPSIEAACAKIKSLAKAKELDSSLILLINSAWASAKDSPTMRNEVKSIMYELYKATKSSLKSIAPKEIKLLKYLLNFTDPEERFSALATAFSPGKDDEAKDPNAIYTTPKELHKWITIMLDAYQLHKEETGIMEAKEMNLPMVIQRLSILKETVEEEYLEKDTPEGKKETNAEEF, from the exons ATGAGCAACTTGACGGGATTCGAAGCTCCGATCTCCACCATCGCCTGTGCCACAAAGCCTTTTATCTTCAACGCCCCAGTCCTTCCGTTCAGTAGCGAATTCCTCTTAGCTACCCCTAAATCCTTCCCAATTCTCATCTTATCCTTCAAATCCCATAAACCCCCAACTACCAAATTCAACAAATTTCAAACATCCA aGACTTCATGTAGCAATTCGAGTACTGCACAACTTGAGGAGGACCAAGAAGTTGAAATCGCTGAAGGATATACAATGACTAAATTTGTTGATAAGATCATTGATCTGTTCTTGAATGAGAAACCCAAGCCCAAAGACTGGATGAGTTACTTGATTTTCAGAGAAGATTGGAATAAATACAGAGACAACTTCTACAATCGGTGTAAATCACGTGCAGATACAGAAAACGATTTCACATTAAAGCAAAGTTTGATCACATTGGCAACAGAAGTCAAAAAG GTTGATGATGAAATGGAAAGACATTCTGAACTTCTTAAGCAGATAGAAGACAGCCCAATGGACATAAACGCCATAGTTACAAAGCGTCGCAAAGATTTCACAGGAGAATTTTTTCGTTACTTAACAGTAGTTCAAGAAACACATGATAACTTAGAAGATCGTGATG CCATTGCAAGGCTCGGAGCTCGATGCTTATCTGCAGTGAGTGCATACGACAACACATTGGAAACAATGGAGTCATTTGACGATGCTCAGGCCAAATTTGATGATATTTTAAACTCACCTTCCATTGAAGCAGCATGTGCTAAAATCAAAAGCCTTGCAAAAGCAAAAGAACTTGATTCCTCTTTAATTTTGTTGATTAATAGCGCTTGGGCTTCTGCAAAAGACTCCCCCACCATGAGAAATGAG GTGAAATCAATAATGTATGAGTTATATAAAGCAACAAAGAGTAGTTTAAAAAGCATAGCACCAAAAGAAATAAAGCTACTGAAGTATCTGCTTAATTTCACGGATCCAGAAGAACGATTTTCAGCTTTAGCAACTGCATTTTCTCCTGGTAAAGATGATGAAGCCAAGGATCCCAATGCAATATACAC AACTCCAAAGGAGCTTCACAAGTGGATTACTATAATGCTTGATGCATATCAGCTTCATAAAGAGGAAACAGGGATTATGGAAGCTAAGGAGATGAATTTACCAATGGTTATTCAGAGACTTTCTATTCTTAAGGAAACAGTTGAAGAAGAATACTTGGAAAAGGATACACCTGAAGGGAAAAAAGAGACCAATGCAGAAGAATTTTGA
- the LOC111900248 gene encoding glycine-rich domain-containing protein 1 produces MDMEQESEWNSAQNITISEDLVSAAKRHLQFLAAVDSNRWLYEGQTLKRAIYRYNACWLPLLAKHSKSHVTIGPLVVPLDCEWVWHCHRLNPLRYKSDCEEFYGKILDNHHVASSVEGISSKETEEIWNKLYPNEPYEINLSLPNTEHSEKLYHRDEKHTKYNLVLAIERQVPFFYQVSRPYMNNNHFLEAALARYKGFLHLIRRNKERSIRCFCVPTYDIDLIWHTHQLHPASYSKDLVKSLGKILEHDDTDQKRGKGQKLDVGFSQTINQWEEMFGSRYWRAGAMYRGTPPSPLSTTQVITKKVDGFQKSIDLPEENVIEVVLEIVEIKNLPETQKKKVRVFFSKAKPDGIFDVKRKVNIQSESGKKQVATFHCEASGSILFELVSELDPSKSGESETLGCCFMSLEDFFTPVFNLCVEKWLDLVPNSGIVGSEPIRVRVAASCTPPFSKSSTFSTLSGNGQFAVSGGCGGGCGGGCGNMVKGGGCGSGCGGGCGGGCGNMVNSGGCGGGCGGGCGGGCGGGCGNMVEGGGCGGGCGGGCGNMVKSGGCGGGCGGGCGNMVEGGGGCGGGCGSMVKSGGLEVAVNA; encoded by the exons ATGGATATGGAACAAGAATCAGAGTGGAATTCAGCGCAAAATATCACGATAAGTGAAGATCTTGTGTCTGCTGCTAAGCGTCACCTCCAATTTCTTGCTGCTGTAGACAGCAACCGCTGGCTTTATGAAGGCCAAACCTTGAAACGGGCCATCTACAG GTATAACGCTTGCTGGCTTCCTTTGCTTGCTAAACATTCCAAGTCTCATGTCACAATAGGACCTTTGGTTGTTCCTCTTGATTGTGAATGGGTTTGGCATTGTCACAGGCTCAATCCT CTCAGGTACAAATCCGATTGTGAAGAATTTTATGGAAAGATTCTTGACAACCATCATGTTGCATCCTCTGTTGAAGGAATATCAAGCAAGGAAACAGAAGAAATATGGAACAAACTGTATCCCAATGAGCCCTATGAAATCAACTTGTCACTTCCAAACACAGAACATTCAGAAAAGCTCTACCACAGAGATGAAAAACATACAAAATACAATCTTGTTTTAGCTATTGAGAGACAAGTCCCTTTCTTTTACCAGGTATCCAGACCCTATATGAACAACAATCACTTTCTTGAAGCAGCATTAGCCAGATACAAAGGCTTCTTGCATCTAATCAGGAGAAACAAAGAGAGATCCATAAGATGTTTTTGTGTCCCCACTTATGATATTGACCTAATCTGGCATACACACCAGTTACACCCTGCTTCTTACAGTAAAGACTTGGTGAAATCACTTGGAAAGATTCTTGAACATGATGACACAGATCAAAAAAGAGGCAAAGGTCAGAAACTAGATGTTGGATTTTCTCAAACTATAAATCAATGGGAGGAGATGTTTGGCTCAAGGTATTGGAGAGCAGGAGCAATGTATAGAGGTACTCCACCTTCTCCTCTCTCTACCACTCAAGTTATAACCAAAAAGGTTGATGGGTTTCAGAAATCAATCGATCTTCCTGAAGAAAATGTCATTGAG GTTGTATTGGAGATTGTAGAAATCAAAAACTTACCAGAGACCCAAAAGAAAAAAGTTAGGGTTTTTTTCAGTAAGGCAAAACCTGATGGAATCTTTGATGTTAAAAGGAAAGTTAATATTCAGTCTGAATCTGGGAAGAAACAGGTTGCTACATTCCACTGTGAGGCTAGTGGATCTATTCTCTTTGAACTTGTTTCTGAATTAGATCCATCCAAATCAGGTGAAAGTGAAACTTTGGGTTGCTGTTTTATGTCTTTGGAAGACTTTTTTACCCCTGTGTTTAATCTGTGTGTGGAAAAATGGTTGGATTTGGTTCCAAATTCTGGAATTGTTGGTTCAGAGCCTATTCGTGTAAGAGTTGCAGCCTCATGCACTCCTCCTTTCTCAAAAAGCTCAACCTTTTCCACACTTTCCGGTAATGGACAGTTTGCTGTGAgcggtggttgtggtggtggatgTGGAGGTGGTTGTGGGAATATGGTGAAGGGTGGTGGATGTGGTAGTGGTTGTGGTGGGGGATGCGGAGGTGGTTGTGGGAATATGGTCAACAGTGGTGGATGTGGTGGCGGATGTGGAGGTGGTTGTGGTGGCGGATGTGGAGGCGGATGTGGGAATATGGTTGAGGGTGGTGGTTGTGGCGGAGGATGTGGAGGTGGTTGTGGGAATATGGTGAAGAGTGGTGGCTGTGGTGGAGGATGTGGAGGTGGTTGTGGGAATATGGTTGAGGGTGGCGGTGGTTGTGGAGGTGGCTGTGGGAGTATGGTTAAAAGTGGTGGCTTAGAGGTAGCAGTTAATGCATAA